In Rouxiella sp. WC2420, the following proteins share a genomic window:
- a CDS encoding Lrp/AsnC family transcriptional regulator: MNGFLKLDRIDINILVQLQKDGRISNVNLADAVGLSPSPCLQRVKRLESAGYITGYEAHVNLPKITDSVTVFTEVTLQGHRREEFSKFENCIREYDELIECHLITGGYDYLLRFITRSIEHYQEVIESLLDKNIGIDKYFSYIVIKSPIIKSSVPLRTLLTQQMQNTN, from the coding sequence ATGAACGGCTTTTTAAAACTTGATCGTATCGACATCAATATACTGGTTCAACTGCAAAAAGACGGTCGCATCAGCAACGTCAATTTGGCCGATGCGGTAGGGTTATCACCAAGCCCCTGCCTGCAGCGGGTAAAACGGCTGGAAAGTGCTGGCTATATAACCGGTTACGAGGCTCACGTTAACCTGCCAAAAATCACTGATTCTGTCACCGTGTTCACCGAGGTAACCCTGCAGGGACATCGCCGCGAAGAGTTTTCAAAATTCGAAAACTGTATCCGTGAATATGACGAACTGATTGAATGCCATCTCATCACTGGCGGCTATGATTACCTGCTGCGTTTCATCACTCGCAGCATCGAACACTATCAGGAAGTCATAGAATCTTTATTGGATAAGAACATTGGTATCGACAAGTATTTTAGCTACATCGTGATCAAATCCCCGATTATTAAAAGCAGCGTTCCACTGCGCACGTTGCTTACCCAGCAGATGCAAAATACCAATTAA
- a CDS encoding gamma-glutamylcyclotransferase, with the protein MLTRDFLRNADCKTAFGSIDESILLTAEQRSASLDCTLAKRPDKSPVWIFGYGSLMWNPIFDSEESCPATLHGFHRAFCLRLTAGRGSHAQPGRMLALTEGGMTTGLAFRLPEEKLREDLELLWKREMLTGSYCPTWCELELTDGRTVTALVFIMDPKHPFFESDTRYEVIAPLIAKASGPLGTNAQYLFALEKELKTYGMSDDCMSELVNQVRMLLGISANTSSDIQLI; encoded by the coding sequence GTGTTAACTCGAGATTTTCTGCGTAACGCAGACTGCAAAACAGCATTCGGCAGCATTGATGAGTCAATTTTACTGACTGCAGAGCAGCGCTCGGCCTCGCTTGACTGTACATTGGCGAAAAGACCGGACAAAAGCCCAGTGTGGATTTTCGGCTATGGATCGCTGATGTGGAATCCTATCTTTGACTCCGAAGAATCTTGCCCCGCCACGTTGCACGGTTTTCATCGCGCATTTTGTCTTCGTTTAACCGCAGGGCGAGGTTCCCATGCCCAACCTGGTCGCATGCTGGCGCTGACTGAAGGCGGCATGACTACCGGTCTGGCATTCCGCCTGCCGGAAGAAAAGTTGCGTGAAGACCTTGAGCTGCTGTGGAAACGTGAAATGCTCACTGGCAGCTACTGCCCGACCTGGTGTGAGCTTGAACTGACTGATGGCCGAACCGTCACGGCGCTGGTGTTTATCATGGATCCCAAGCACCCGTTTTTCGAGTCTGATACCCGCTATGAGGTTATTGCTCCGCTAATCGCCAAAGCCAGCGGGCCGCTGGGGACCAATGCGCAATATCTGTTTGCGCTAGAGAAAGAGCTAAAAACTTACGGCATGAGTGATGACTGCATGAGTGAGCTGGTCAATCAGGTAAGAATGTTATTAGGTATTTCAGCAAACACCTCGTCAGATATCCAACTAATCTAA
- a CDS encoding TonB-dependent receptor: MHEQNKAARGKISRRTLLSISISTALTLSSVPVLAANVDNTATVVFPIAKTVSPAKTATSNAGDTITVTASPTAFKSGGDQLVPAYLDGGFANGGRLGILGEQSAQNVPFSIVSYTSKLIQDQQSRTLGDVLNNDASVQTGYGYGNYAETFVIRGFPLDGEDIAYGGLYGILPRQVVPMELAERVELLKGSSAFLNGVPPGGTGVGGSVNIEPKHATDEPINRVSVDYNAKSQIGGALDVGRRFGDNNQFGVRVNMVHREGDTAIDNEKKRLTMGTVGLDYRSDRFRTSFDFGVTRQTIHGGRPVVYLGSATEIPDAPKATSNYGQKWAYTDMTNEFGLLKAEYDLSDNWTVYAAGGANHDHEDGIYSSPTLTDNSGDTKMSRMTVPYRADSISGQAGIRGKFDTGFITHHVNLGVTSLYRKTRSAYTLSGTTISSNLYDPIAVDVQPTTLYSGGNMSDPGVTNRTRSQGVMLSDTLSVLDGRGQLIAGLRRQNVMVMNYNYDGSESSSFDQTKVTPAVGLVIKPWEHISFYANHIEALQAGETAGTTYGGVAVTNGGQVSGIETSKQNEVGVKADFGRVATSLALFEIKKPIGMYTLEGDSYTFGNYGEERNRGIEWNFFGEPVLGVRINGSATLMNPDVTKTQSGTYNGNDAVGVPRYQWVLGGEWDLPGLTGVTATSKLIRTGSQYADEANTLKVDAWTRLDVGLRYTMPLKDSTLTWRATMENVTNEKYWASATGGYLTQGDPREFKLSATYDF; the protein is encoded by the coding sequence ATGCACGAGCAAAATAAGGCGGCGCGAGGCAAAATTTCTCGACGCACGCTGCTATCTATTTCGATTTCTACTGCCTTAACCTTAAGCAGTGTGCCGGTGCTGGCTGCCAACGTTGATAACACCGCCACCGTGGTTTTCCCAATAGCCAAAACTGTTTCGCCTGCGAAAACTGCGACAAGCAACGCCGGTGATACCATTACAGTCACCGCATCACCTACAGCTTTTAAGTCCGGCGGCGACCAGCTGGTACCTGCCTATCTTGATGGCGGTTTCGCCAACGGCGGCCGTTTGGGGATACTGGGAGAGCAGAGCGCGCAAAACGTGCCGTTCAGTATCGTCAGCTATACCTCAAAACTGATTCAAGACCAGCAAAGCCGGACTCTGGGCGATGTGTTAAACAATGATGCCTCGGTACAAACCGGCTATGGTTACGGCAATTATGCCGAAACTTTCGTGATTCGCGGCTTTCCACTCGACGGTGAAGATATCGCGTACGGCGGCCTTTACGGCATCTTGCCTCGGCAGGTAGTGCCTATGGAGCTGGCTGAGCGCGTCGAGCTGCTTAAAGGGTCAAGCGCTTTCTTGAACGGCGTTCCTCCCGGCGGCACTGGCGTAGGTGGCAGTGTCAATATTGAACCGAAACACGCCACCGACGAGCCAATCAATCGCGTGTCGGTTGATTACAATGCCAAGTCGCAGATTGGCGGCGCGCTGGATGTTGGCCGCCGTTTTGGTGATAACAATCAGTTTGGTGTGCGGGTCAACATGGTACACCGCGAAGGCGACACGGCCATCGACAACGAGAAAAAGCGCCTGACCATGGGCACGGTTGGCCTGGACTATCGCAGCGACCGTTTCCGCACCTCGTTTGATTTTGGCGTGACCAGGCAAACGATTCACGGTGGACGTCCGGTAGTTTATCTCGGCAGCGCGACCGAGATCCCGGACGCGCCCAAGGCCACCAGTAATTATGGCCAAAAGTGGGCCTACACCGACATGACCAACGAGTTTGGTCTGTTGAAAGCTGAATATGATCTTTCCGATAACTGGACCGTTTACGCCGCTGGTGGAGCAAATCACGATCATGAAGACGGGATCTACAGTTCGCCAACGCTGACTGATAACAGCGGCGATACTAAAATGAGCCGCATGACGGTGCCGTATCGCGCAGACAGCATTTCGGGGCAGGCGGGTATTCGCGGTAAATTTGATACCGGATTTATCACTCATCATGTCAATCTGGGCGTAACCTCGCTGTATCGCAAAACGCGTTCTGCCTACACCTTGAGCGGCACCACGATTAGCAGCAATCTTTATGATCCGATCGCCGTCGACGTGCAGCCAACCACGCTTTACAGCGGCGGCAATATGTCTGATCCGGGCGTTACCAACCGCACGCGCTCGCAGGGGGTAATGCTTTCCGATACCTTGTCCGTACTTGACGGTCGCGGTCAGTTGATAGCCGGGTTGCGCCGTCAAAACGTGATGGTGATGAACTACAACTACGACGGTTCCGAAAGTTCGTCGTTCGACCAGACAAAAGTCACTCCGGCAGTTGGATTGGTCATCAAGCCGTGGGAACACATTTCCTTCTACGCTAACCACATAGAAGCGCTACAGGCGGGTGAAACGGCTGGAACGACCTATGGCGGCGTAGCGGTTACCAACGGTGGTCAAGTTTCTGGTATTGAAACCTCCAAACAAAATGAAGTGGGCGTGAAGGCCGACTTTGGCCGTGTTGCCACCTCTCTGGCCTTATTTGAAATCAAGAAACCTATCGGGATGTACACGCTTGAAGGCGATAGCTATACCTTTGGCAACTACGGCGAAGAGCGTAATCGGGGCATTGAGTGGAACTTCTTCGGTGAGCCGGTGCTGGGCGTTCGCATCAACGGTAGCGCAACGCTGATGAATCCGGATGTCACCAAGACCCAAAGCGGAACCTACAACGGTAATGACGCTGTTGGCGTTCCGCGTTATCAGTGGGTATTGGGCGGCGAGTGGGATTTACCAGGCTTAACCGGCGTCACGGCGACCAGCAAGCTTATCCGCACCGGTTCCCAGTATGCTGATGAAGCAAACACCTTGAAGGTTGATGCCTGGACCCGTTTGGACGTGGGCTTGCGTTATACCATGCCGCTCAAAGACAGCACGCTGACCTGGCGCGCGACTATGGAGAATGTCACCAACGAGAAATACTGGGCCTCGGCTACCGGCGGGTATCTGACACAGGGCGATCCGCGTGAGTTTAAACTCTCTGCGACCTACGATTTCTAA
- a CDS encoding ABC transporter substrate-binding protein — MKLIPSVLFAAIAATFTVQAATPANTLVIAQSLDDASSFDPAQGFELTTVQAFNNIYQRLVQSDPNNPIDLKPVLASSWQAGSDGKSLTFTLNPKATFASGNPLTADDIIYSLSRVVKLNLEPSFILTQLGWNAKNVDGFLTKVDARHVKISWTENVSPSFVLSLLSAPVSSIVDSKLVTQNAKGDDLGHQWLSDHSAGSGPYKIRTYVPHQVLVLQANPGSPEGAPKIPTVLIKNVPDAAARSLLIEQGDADIARNLGADQMASLQGKPGVKPLAVPYASLYFLYFNTKASPALGNPALWEAARYLWDYNGIAKDLLKGQFQVHQAFLPDGYLGALNDNPYKFDPAKAKEILAKAGLKNVTFTIAVTNQPPYLDIAQALQANFALGGITVKLEPGVSSQISLRVKAHNYDATLSSWGPDYFDPNTNAAAFAYNPEDGSNTLAWRANWSIPALSKQTLAATAENDKAKRIADYRQLQLEVQKNSPFVIGLQARSLIAVRDNIKGYVQGINPDMVFYSKVTK; from the coding sequence ATGAAATTGATCCCTTCAGTTCTTTTTGCCGCTATTGCTGCAACTTTTACCGTACAGGCGGCTACACCGGCCAACACACTGGTCATTGCACAATCTTTGGATGATGCCTCTAGCTTCGACCCGGCGCAGGGTTTTGAACTGACCACCGTGCAGGCGTTTAATAATATTTATCAACGTCTGGTTCAGTCTGACCCTAACAACCCCATTGATTTGAAACCAGTGCTGGCCTCCTCATGGCAGGCGGGCAGTGACGGCAAGAGCCTGACTTTTACTCTGAATCCAAAAGCGACCTTCGCCAGCGGCAATCCGCTCACCGCCGACGACATCATTTACTCGCTGTCGCGCGTGGTGAAACTTAATCTCGAACCTTCATTTATCCTGACCCAGCTGGGTTGGAATGCCAAAAATGTGGATGGTTTCCTGACTAAAGTAGATGCCCGGCACGTTAAAATCAGCTGGACCGAGAATGTCAGCCCGAGTTTCGTGTTGAGCCTGCTTTCTGCGCCGGTTTCATCGATTGTTGACTCCAAACTGGTTACGCAGAATGCCAAGGGTGACGATCTCGGACACCAGTGGTTGAGTGACCACTCCGCCGGTAGCGGCCCTTACAAAATCCGCACTTATGTTCCGCATCAGGTACTGGTGTTGCAGGCCAATCCAGGCTCGCCAGAGGGCGCACCGAAGATCCCGACCGTGTTGATTAAAAACGTGCCCGATGCTGCGGCGCGTAGCCTGCTGATTGAGCAGGGCGATGCCGATATCGCACGTAATCTAGGCGCCGATCAAATGGCTAGTCTACAGGGCAAGCCGGGCGTAAAACCTCTGGCCGTACCTTATGCCTCGCTGTATTTCCTGTACTTCAATACCAAGGCCTCTCCGGCGCTGGGCAATCCGGCACTGTGGGAAGCGGCTCGTTATCTGTGGGATTACAACGGTATCGCCAAAGACCTGTTGAAAGGCCAGTTCCAGGTGCATCAAGCATTCCTGCCGGACGGTTATCTGGGCGCGTTGAACGACAATCCTTACAAGTTTGACCCGGCCAAGGCAAAAGAAATTCTGGCCAAAGCCGGTCTGAAAAACGTGACTTTCACTATCGCCGTGACCAACCAGCCGCCTTATCTGGATATCGCACAGGCGCTACAGGCCAACTTCGCGCTGGGCGGTATTACCGTCAAGCTGGAGCCAGGCGTTAGCTCGCAAATCTCTCTGCGCGTGAAGGCCCACAACTATGACGCGACGCTGTCTTCATGGGGACCGGACTATTTCGATCCGAATACCAATGCTGCTGCGTTTGCTTACAACCCGGAAGACGGCAGCAACACGCTGGCCTGGCGCGCAAACTGGAGCATTCCGGCTCTGAGCAAGCAAACGCTGGCCGCGACCGCAGAAAATGACAAGGCCAAGCGAATTGCGGACTACCGCCAGTTGCAGCTTGAAGTCCAGAAAAACTCGCCGTTCGTGATTGGCCTGCAGGCGCGCAGCCTGATTGCCGTGCGTGACAACATCAAAGGTTACGTGCAGGGCATCAACCCTGACATGGTGTTCTACAGCAAGGTCACTAAGTAA
- a CDS encoding ABC transporter permease, with translation MIDSTPPVGLFRQGWRWSGRLVGGLVSLMLTLLGLLAFTFALSHLAPVDPTLQIAGDHASAATYAQVRKDLGLDKPMPVQFWHYLQHLAHGDMGMSSITGQPVASDLMHTFPATIELATCAIILGAILGITLALLSVYKPGSWIDNLVRLVSLLGYSVPIFWLSLLGLLLFYAVLHWAGGPGRLDDAYLYTMEPRTGFVLIDTWLSGDREMFFNAIRHMWLPVTVLGLLSMAGITRLLRASMLGEMNKEYVILARSKGAGRARVLLCHVFPNVLGTLITVLSLSYASLLEGAVLTETVFAWPGVGRYLTSALFASDTPAILGSTLLIGTCFVLLNALADALTYLLDPRTR, from the coding sequence ATGATAGATAGCACTCCCCCGGTCGGTTTATTCCGACAGGGTTGGCGTTGGTCAGGCCGCCTGGTAGGCGGCCTGGTTTCTTTAATGCTGACTCTGTTAGGCCTGCTGGCTTTTACCTTTGCACTTTCTCACCTTGCACCGGTCGATCCGACACTCCAGATTGCTGGCGATCATGCCAGTGCGGCAACCTATGCTCAGGTGCGCAAAGATCTGGGGCTGGACAAGCCAATGCCGGTGCAGTTCTGGCACTATTTGCAGCATCTCGCCCACGGCGATATGGGCATGTCGAGCATTACGGGTCAGCCGGTAGCCAGCGACCTGATGCACACCTTCCCGGCCACGATTGAGCTTGCAACCTGCGCGATTATCCTCGGCGCTATATTGGGCATCACGCTAGCGTTACTGTCGGTGTACAAGCCCGGCAGCTGGATCGACAACCTGGTACGTCTGGTTTCACTGCTCGGCTATTCGGTGCCGATTTTCTGGCTTAGCCTGTTGGGTTTGCTGCTGTTTTACGCTGTATTACACTGGGCAGGAGGGCCGGGCAGGCTCGACGATGCCTATCTCTACACCATGGAGCCGCGTACCGGTTTTGTGCTGATTGATACCTGGCTTTCCGGCGATCGTGAGATGTTCTTTAACGCTATCCGTCACATGTGGCTGCCTGTAACGGTGCTGGGTCTGCTTTCGATGGCAGGCATCACCCGCCTGTTGCGTGCTTCGATGCTCGGCGAAATGAACAAAGAGTACGTGATACTGGCGCGTTCCAAAGGGGCTGGCCGCGCGCGCGTGCTGCTTTGCCACGTTTTTCCAAACGTATTGGGCACATTGATCACGGTACTCAGCCTGTCATATGCCAGCCTGTTGGAAGGCGCGGTGCTAACCGAAACGGTATTTGCCTGGCCGGGCGTGGGGCGTTATCTGACCAGCGCGCTGTTTGCCTCGGATACTCCGGCGATCCTCGGCTCGACGCTGCTGATTGGCACCTGTTTTGTTTTGCTTAATGCATTGGCTGATGCGCTGACTTATTTACTCGATCCGCGAACCCGGTAA
- a CDS encoding ABC transporter permease → MTQLIPKQPALARVAPGKGPRRITTLSIGTLLVVILLLVALFAPWLAPFDPNLQHIEIRLMPPSAAHWLGTDGFGRDLLSRVIYGARPTLLLVSLILLLTIPFGLLIGISAGYLGGWVERILMRFTDIVLSLPSLVMALALVAILGPGLMNGALALAFTSWPSFARQARAETLALRRSDYLAAARMQGIGGFRLMFGHILPLCLPSAVVRAALSLGGIILSSAGLGFLGMGIQPPTAEWGAMVAEGSKVIFDQWWVAAAPGGAILFASLAFNLIGDGLRDKMDTRHGN, encoded by the coding sequence ATGACCCAACTTATTCCTAAACAACCGGCACTGGCCCGCGTCGCACCCGGCAAGGGGCCGCGCCGAATTACCACGCTGTCGATAGGTACCCTGCTGGTGGTGATCCTGCTGCTGGTGGCGCTGTTTGCGCCGTGGCTGGCGCCTTTTGATCCCAATCTCCAGCATATTGAAATTCGCCTGATGCCGCCGTCTGCGGCGCACTGGCTTGGTACCGACGGTTTTGGCCGCGACTTGCTCTCGCGAGTGATTTATGGCGCAAGGCCCACCTTGCTGCTGGTGTCGTTAATCCTGCTGCTGACCATTCCTTTCGGATTGCTGATTGGCATCAGTGCCGGGTATCTCGGCGGCTGGGTGGAACGTATTCTGATGCGTTTCACCGATATCGTGTTGTCGCTGCCGAGCCTGGTGATGGCGCTGGCGCTGGTGGCAATCCTCGGGCCGGGCCTGATGAACGGCGCGCTGGCGCTGGCGTTTACCAGTTGGCCGTCGTTTGCGCGTCAGGCGCGAGCCGAGACACTGGCTCTGCGTCGCAGCGATTATCTGGCTGCAGCGCGGATGCAGGGGATTGGTGGTTTTCGCCTGATGTTTGGCCATATTTTACCATTATGCCTGCCTAGCGCGGTCGTTCGTGCTGCACTGAGTCTGGGCGGTATTATCCTTTCTTCGGCTGGTTTAGGCTTTCTCGGCATGGGCATTCAACCGCCGACCGCCGAATGGGGGGCGATGGTCGCCGAAGGTAGCAAAGTCATTTTCGACCAATGGTGGGTCGCTGCCGCACCCGGTGGCGCGATTTTGTTTGCCAGTCTGGCGTTTAACCTGATAGGCGATGGCCTGCGCGATAAAATGGATACCCGTCATGGTAACTAA
- a CDS encoding ABC transporter ATP-binding protein, producing the protein MVTNSQPHAANLHNDRLIARDLTVYIPGPQPIELVKSISFSVGQQRIALVGESGSGKSMTARALMGLLPNPCVMHASQLTLGEQDLTHLKERQWNQLRGNRIAMVMQDPKHALNPAQPIGKQVEEPLRLHGKFSGSERKEQRLDMLNAVGLPHPAQLSKLYPHQLSGGMGQRVMLAIALINHPQFLIADEPTSALDFAVREQVLKLIERLVDERNMGLILISHDLQQVAEYTEQVMVMYKGQIVDSLPSSQLAHATHPYTHTLWSCRPSKATHGEMLPVLDRALLAKLSEEGQL; encoded by the coding sequence ATGGTAACTAATTCTCAGCCCCACGCGGCAAATTTGCACAACGATCGCCTGATTGCTCGTGACTTGACTGTCTACATTCCGGGACCGCAGCCGATTGAGCTGGTTAAATCGATTTCCTTTAGCGTCGGTCAGCAGCGAATCGCGCTGGTTGGCGAATCAGGCTCGGGCAAGTCGATGACTGCTCGTGCGCTGATGGGGCTGCTGCCCAATCCTTGCGTAATGCACGCAAGTCAGTTGACGTTGGGTGAGCAGGATTTAACTCATTTGAAAGAAAGGCAGTGGAACCAGCTGCGTGGCAATCGCATTGCGATGGTAATGCAGGACCCGAAACATGCGCTGAATCCGGCACAGCCGATCGGCAAACAGGTTGAGGAACCGCTGCGCCTGCACGGTAAGTTTAGCGGCAGTGAGCGCAAAGAGCAGCGGCTCGACATGCTTAACGCGGTGGGTTTGCCGCATCCGGCGCAGCTCAGCAAGCTTTATCCGCACCAGCTTTCCGGGGGTATGGGGCAAAGAGTGATGCTGGCGATTGCGCTGATTAATCATCCACAATTTCTGATTGCCGATGAGCCAACCTCAGCGCTGGATTTTGCAGTGCGCGAGCAAGTGTTGAAGTTGATCGAGCGACTGGTTGATGAGCGCAATATGGGCCTGATTCTGATTAGCCATGATTTACAGCAGGTAGCGGAATATACCGAGCAGGTGATGGTGATGTACAAAGGGCAAATTGTCGATAGCCTGCCGTCAAGCCAGCTGGCTCACGCCACGCATCCTTACACTCACACGCTGTGGTCATGCCGCCCGAGCAAAGCCACTCACGGCGAAATGCTGCCGGTGTTGGACCGCGCGTTGCTGGCGAAACTTAGTGAAGAGGGGCAGTTATGA
- a CDS encoding ABC transporter ATP-binding protein: MSQEIIAQLHQLSVSHRQGYDVRTVVHDVDLTIHQGECFGLVGPSGCGKSSLLWVLAGLNTQWSGNMTLLGHRLSPGKPFTGILRREVQMVFQDPYASLHPKHKLLRTLSEPLKLLKEQDIEQKVADGFRQVGLDPALIHRYPHQLSGGQRQRVAIVRALLLKPKLLLLDEPTSALDMSVQAEILNLLNELKEAGELTMILVSHDADVIDHMCDRHVAMAKGFVLG, from the coding sequence ATGAGTCAGGAAATTATTGCCCAGCTGCATCAGCTCAGCGTTTCACATCGCCAAGGTTATGACGTTCGCACGGTGGTGCACGACGTGGACCTGACTATTCATCAGGGCGAATGTTTTGGTCTGGTTGGCCCATCGGGCTGTGGTAAATCCTCACTGCTGTGGGTGCTGGCGGGATTAAATACGCAGTGGAGCGGTAACATGACTCTGCTGGGGCATCGATTATCGCCGGGGAAACCTTTTACCGGCATCTTGCGCCGTGAAGTGCAGATGGTGTTTCAAGACCCTTATGCGTCGCTGCACCCAAAACACAAACTGCTGCGCACACTCAGTGAGCCGCTTAAGCTTTTGAAAGAACAGGATATCGAGCAAAAGGTGGCCGACGGTTTTCGTCAGGTTGGTCTCGACCCGGCGCTTATCCATCGTTATCCACATCAGCTTTCCGGCGGACAGCGCCAGCGCGTGGCGATCGTGCGTGCGCTGTTGCTAAAGCCAAAACTGCTGCTGCTCGACGAACCGACCTCGGCGCTGGATATGTCAGTTCAGGCAGAAATCCTCAACTTGCTCAATGAGTTGAAAGAGGCGGGTGAGTTGACGATGATTCTGGTTAGCCACGACGCCGACGTGATTGACCACATGTGTGACCGGCACGTCGCGATGGCAAAAGGCTTTGTGCTGGGTTGA
- a CDS encoding retron system putative HNH endonuclease: MEHIAPKCHYPAQTFEYKNLVLSAMDSIDLNIYAKGDQFGGHHKGDNFDPAFFISPLQANCRQFFNYLSNGLIEPAQDLSQQEILQAEYTIHLLNLNAAYLKNKRKGWIEELNNEIDKLMDDTTGLEHLAQCELCEITPSKLRPFHSAARQCFGNLGERIVNEKCPNCL, translated from the coding sequence ATAGAACACATTGCGCCTAAATGTCATTATCCTGCTCAGACCTTTGAATATAAAAACCTTGTTCTTAGTGCTATGGATAGCATAGATCTTAATATCTACGCCAAAGGTGATCAGTTTGGAGGACATCATAAAGGTGATAACTTTGACCCCGCGTTCTTTATTTCGCCTTTGCAGGCCAATTGCAGACAGTTTTTTAACTATTTATCTAATGGATTAATCGAGCCTGCTCAAGACTTATCTCAGCAAGAGATTCTCCAGGCAGAATACACAATTCACTTACTTAATCTAAATGCCGCATATTTGAAGAATAAAAGAAAGGGGTGGATTGAAGAATTAAATAATGAAATTGATAAATTGATGGATGACACCACAGGTTTAGAACATCTTGCTCAATGCGAACTTTGTGAAATAACGCCTTCGAAATTACGCCCTTTCCATTCAGCGGCTCGACAATGCTTTGGAAATTTAGGTGAGCGTATAGTTAATGAGAAATGCCCAAATTGTCTTTAA
- a CDS encoding AAA family ATPase: MKIQQIVLSNFRLFEKFECSFESDLTVLVGVNGQGKTTLLDGITIALGQFVGGFGTGVDKGINDSDIRLAKVATGWNDETRETASYGGYQMEQQLPVSIMAKPFPEQNLLFKKWVRSRNTLKGRTTQVKELKEFAAKLQQAVQKGKEVTLPLIAYYGTGRLWAQKRLNEIKSPNNKIDSRLDGYKNCLDPASSYSTFSHWLRKQTLAELEHQMVVKERGLPKSATPRSNWIESISNAVDIILESTGWQNLRYSAIHQTVVVTHPEHGDYPVSLLSDGLRNTIGMVADIAYRAVLLNPHFLTAATKKTPGIVLIDEVDMHLHPEWQQMILPQLIKAFPNIQFIVTTHSPQVLSTVKREQIRLITHSGGFGEGTFPVGETLAEASNDVLERVMKVSSRPPLPQVELYEKYITLIDRGSYESVEAIALHAELLKLLGPEHEDINPVNRTHCA; encoded by the coding sequence ATGAAGATTCAACAAATTGTCTTGAGTAACTTTCGCCTATTCGAAAAATTCGAATGCAGCTTTGAGTCTGACCTCACAGTGCTGGTCGGGGTGAATGGGCAAGGTAAAACGACTCTCCTCGATGGTATAACTATCGCCCTGGGACAGTTTGTTGGAGGCTTTGGGACCGGTGTTGACAAGGGAATAAACGACAGCGATATCCGTTTAGCAAAAGTAGCGACAGGATGGAATGATGAGACCCGGGAAACGGCAAGCTATGGCGGATATCAAATGGAGCAACAACTCCCTGTTTCTATCATGGCGAAACCTTTTCCAGAACAAAATTTGCTTTTCAAAAAATGGGTACGATCTCGTAACACCTTAAAGGGGCGAACAACTCAGGTAAAAGAGCTCAAAGAATTCGCAGCCAAATTGCAGCAAGCTGTCCAAAAAGGCAAGGAAGTTACCCTACCATTAATCGCTTATTACGGGACAGGTCGCCTATGGGCACAAAAACGACTGAATGAAATAAAAAGTCCTAATAATAAGATCGACAGCCGACTTGATGGCTATAAGAATTGCCTCGATCCCGCATCAAGTTATAGTACTTTTAGCCATTGGCTGCGCAAACAAACTCTGGCTGAACTTGAACATCAGATGGTTGTAAAAGAACGCGGGCTTCCAAAGTCTGCAACACCCAGATCAAACTGGATTGAAAGCATCAGTAATGCCGTAGATATTATTTTAGAGTCAACGGGTTGGCAAAATCTCCGCTACAGCGCCATTCACCAGACTGTTGTCGTTACTCATCCTGAACATGGCGATTACCCGGTAAGCCTCTTAAGCGATGGCTTGCGCAACACGATTGGCATGGTAGCTGACATCGCCTACCGTGCGGTGTTACTGAATCCACATTTTCTGACAGCAGCCACGAAAAAAACGCCTGGGATTGTGCTGATTGATGAAGTCGATATGCACCTTCATCCAGAATGGCAACAAATGATCCTCCCCCAACTAATCAAAGCGTTCCCTAATATTCAGTTCATTGTAACCACTCACAGCCCGCAAGTGCTTAGTACTGTAAAAAGAGAACAAATCCGTTTGATAACGCATAGTGGAGGTTTTGGAGAAGGTACTTTCCCTGTCGGTGAGACTCTTGCCGAAGCCAGTAACGACGTTTTAGAGCGCGTAATGAAGGTCTCCTCTCGCCCTCCATTACCTCAGGTCGAATTATACGAAAAATATATAACTCTGATTGATCGCGGGTCCTATGAATCAGTTGAAGCAATAGCACTGCACGCTGAGCTTTTAAAATTGTTAGGACCTGAACACGAGGATATAAACCCTGTAAATAGAACACATTGCGCCTAA